Within the Pseudomonas orientalis genome, the region CCGATGGGGGTGTGTCAGTTGATGAATCTTTCACTGATCCACCGCTATCGGGAGCAAGCCCCCTCCCACATTTGGACCGAGGTGTATCAGACGGGTCACCCCGCGCCGTCTGGCCTGTACCGCAACGCATGAATGTGCCACGCGCCGAAGTGCTCAATCGCGCAGCACCAGCGCCATATCCGGATATTGCGCGCACATGAAGTCGACGAAGGCGCGCACTTTGGGCGCGGCCAAGCGCCTTGAAGTGTGCAACACCCAGAGCTGCGGCTCGACTCCGGCCACTGTGCCCCATTGCACCAGTTCGCCCCTGGCCAACGGCGCTCCTGCGATGGACAGGGGAATAAGGGCCACGCCGCCACCGGCGATGGCTGCATCGCGCACCATCAGTAACGAAGAAAATTGCAGCCTGGGGATCGGCTCCAGAATCAGCTGCCCTCCGTCCAGGTGCCAATGGGTCGGTGTGAACCCCGGTGTGACGATGCCGGCCACGGGCCTGATCGCACCGGGCTGCGGCCTGGGTATTTCGGGCGCGGCCACTACCACCAGGCGGTCTGTGGCGAAGCATCTGCCGACCAGGTCGCTGTCCGGGCTCGGGTTGATGCGAATGGCGACGTCGAATTGTTCTTCCACCAGATCCACCTGGCGGTCTTCCGCCACCACCTCAATGGCGACGTCCGGATAGGCTGCACAGAAGCGTGCGCCAATCGCGCCCATTGCCAATTGGGAGAACAGGATTGGCGCCGCCACGCGCAAACGACCGCGTGGCGTCGAAACGCCCTCGCGTGCCGTGGTCATGGCTTCAGTCACCTCACCCAGCGGGCCTTGGGTTCGCGCCATCAGCAGCTCGCCGGCTTCGGTCAGTTTCAGCCCGCGCGCACTGCGCTCAATCAGTCGCACACCCAGTTGCTCTTCCAGGTCCGCGATGCGGCGCGACAGGGTGGCCTTGGACACACCGTTCGCCCGGCTGGCCTTGCCCAGGCCTTGGTGGGTGGCGACCTGAATGAAGTCGATCAGCGCGTTGAGGTTCATGGTGTTCCGTTTTTGAGACAAGGTGTCCGGATTCTGTGGTCTTCGTTTTCGTTATGCAACGGCTTACTTTGCACTCGACCCCAAACCCACTGATTCACCAGCAGGAGTTTCAATCATGAGCATTCTCGTCATCGGCGCCACCGGCACCCTAGGTTCACTCGTCACCCAGGGCCTTGCCGCGCAAGGCGCCCAGGTCAAAGCCCTGGTGCGCCAAACAGGTAAACGGGAATTCCCGGCCGGCGTCACCCAAGTGGTCGGCGACCTCACTGATGTCGCGTCCATGCGCGCCGCGCTGGCCTCGGTGCGTACCCTGTTTTTGCTCAATGCCGTGACGCCCGACGAGGTGACGCAAGCACTCATCGCGCTGAACCTCGCTCGGGAGGCCGGCATCGAGCGGATCGTTTACCTGTCGGTGATCCATGCCGACACTTTCACCCAGGTGCCGCATTTCACCGGCAAGCACACCGTTGAGCGCATGATCGACAGCCTCGACATCCCGGCGACGGTGCTGCGCCCGGCGTACTTCATGCAAAACGATCGCATGGTCCAGCAGACGATTGAGGACTATTCGGTGTACCCGATGCCCATCGGCGCGGCCGGTGTGGCCATGATCGATACGCGGGACATTGCCGATATTGCCGTTGCAGAGCTGCTGCGCCGCGACCGGTCCGCCACTGCGCTGGAGCGGGTGACGCTGGAGCTGGTTGGGCCGCAAGCGCTTACGGGGGCCGATGTGGTCAAACTCTGGAGTTCTGCCCTGGGCCGTGAGATTGCCTACGGTGGCGATGACGTAGCCGCGTTTGAAACACAGTTGGCCGCCTACGGTCCGGCCTGGCTGGCGTATGACATGCGCCTGATGATGGAAGGTATCCAGGCGTTCGGCATGCAGGCAGCGGAGGGCGCCGTGGCGCGGCTTGAGGCGATCATCGGGCGCCCGTTGCGCACGTATCAGGACTTCGTGAGCGAGTCGGTCACCAAAACAACCGCTTGATCCGCTGCCTGTGAGCGCGGTCGAGCCTGGCCATGGCTCGACCGCTCGGGCATTGAATCAGGGATGAAACCTGCGCCCCAGCGCATCCAGGCGTACGGCGATCGGTGGCAGGCGTTCGCTGCTGCGGGCCAGGGTTTCCACGTCGTCGGCGGTGTTTTGCGCGATGTGCTGTACCGATTGCAGGCGCTCGACAATTTCCAGGTTCGCCGAGCTCTGCTCGCGGGTGGTGGTGACGATGCGGCCATTGAGTTGGTCGATATGCGCAATGTCCTCGCCTACCGCGCGCAGCATGTCGACGGCCACTTGGCTGTCTTCCACGCAACGCTCCACACCCTGGCGGCTGTCGTGCATGGCTTCGACGGCCTGGCGGCTGCCTTGCTGCAGGCCTTCGATGATGGTCCTGATTTCCTGGGTGGAGAGGGCGGTGCGCTGGGCCAGACTGCGCACCTCGTCGGCGACCACCGCAAAGCCACGGCCTTGCTCGCCGGCGCGGGCGGCTTCGATGGCGGCATTGAGGGCCAGCAGGTTGGTCTGGTTGGCGATGCTGCTGATCACCTCCAGCACCGAACCGATTTGCTCCGCCTGCACGGCCAGCGATTGTACGGTCGATTGCGTGCCATTGATGCGCGAGGCCAGTTGCGTGATTTCATGCTGGGCACGGCCCACGCTTTGCTGACCACGCTCAATCTGCTGGCTGGCCTGGCCGGCATGCTCCACGGCCTGTTCGACGTGCACAGTGATGTGTCCCGTGGCGTCTTCCATGCGTTGCATAGAGCCGGTCATTTCATTGATTTGCGCCAGTTGGTGCCGCGCGCCTTGTTCCAGGGTGCCGCTGGCGGTGGCCAGTTCCTGGCCGAGTTGGCCCAGGCCATGGGAGTCGCGTGCGACGCCGTCGATCAGGTGAGTGAGCTGCTGCAGGAAGTGGTCGAAGCGCTTGGCCAGGGACACGCGCTCCTTGTCCTCACCCTTGGCCGTTTCTTCGCTGAACTGCGAGGTGACGGCGAGCATTTTTTCCAGCATTTCCTGGCTTTCGACCGCCTCGGCGTGGCTGTGCACGGCGAGGTAGAGCAGGGCGACGGATTCCATCACCACATAGAAGGCGTGGACGAAGATCATGGTCCAGCCGCCGTGGTGTTCCATCACAAACACCGGCCAGCCTTGGTGCTGCAGGGCGTGGAACACGAGGTGATGCACGGCGATGGTCAGTGCCGCCACCAGGATCGGCAGCCAGTCACGGTAGAACGTCAGCACGGCGAGCAGCGCGAAGATACCGAAGTGCGCTTCGATGACGCCCTGCGCCTGGTTGATGTGCAAGGCTGCCATCACCATCAGGCCGGCGCCGAGTGCGCAGCGCATCACACGGTTGCCGCCGATGGCGCGATACAGCGCGGTCAGCACCACGCCGGTGCCGCCACCGACGATCACCGCCTGGGTAAAGGTGTCATGCCAGAACGCCAGCCCGAGGGAAAACAGGAACATCAGCCAGATCAGCGCCAGCATGATGCGGTCGGCCTTGCGGTAGTGTTCCAGAAAGCGTGTGCGGAAAGGCATTCACGTTTACTCCATGTGGGTTGACCAGGAATCAAGCACGCGGCGTGCCACGCGCGGCGCTGGTGAAGAGCCAGGCGGATACGGGCATAAGATCCTGCAATCGGTTATCGGCACGTCGCAGGGAGACTTTAAGAACGGCCGCCCGAACAGGCGGCCGTGGTCGCAACGTCAATCAGAAGCTGTACTTGGCTGTCAGCATCATGTTGCGCGGGCTACCATAGGAGTCGCCGCCATAGCTGACGGACTCGGAGATGGACTGGTAGTAGTGCCGGTCGAAGATATTGTTGGCGTTGAGCTGCAGGTCCAGGTGCTGGTTGACCCGGTACCCGGCCATCAGGTCGGTGACGGCGTAGCCGCCTTGCTTGAGCCGATAGGTGCTGCCGTCCGCCAGCTGGATGTCGTTGTACATACGGCTCTGCCAGGACACATTGCCGCCCACGCGGAGTTTTTCCAGCGGGCCCTGGAAGTTGTAGCGGGTGGTGACCTTGAACAGGTGCTCCGGGGTGTCGGTGTCGAACTGCTTGTTGACTTTCTGCGGGTTGGCGTCGTCCTTGAGGGTGTGGGTGCGCGCGTAGGTGTAGCCACCGCCGACCTGCCAGTTATCGGTCAACGCGCCCTGCAGTTCGAAGTCGATCCCCTGGCTGCGAATCTCGCCCGAGGCTTGATAGCAGGACGCCTGCGGGCAGTCCGGCACAACGATCTGCACCGCGCGGTTTTCCTGGTCGACACGGAACAGCGCCACGCTGGCATTCAGCGCGCCGCCCAGGTATTCGCCCTTTATGCCCACTTCATAATTCTTGCCGACGATGGGCTTGAGCGGCGTGGCGGCAGTGCTTTTTTCACTTTGCGGCGTGAAGATGTCGCTGTAGCTGGCATACACCGAGTGCTGGTCGTTCAGCTCGTAGATCAGGCCAGCGTAGCGGGTGAGGTTGCGGGTGACCTTATAGTCGCCGTCGCCATCGCGGTTGTCATAGTCGTACCAGTCCAGGCGCCCGCCCAGGATCAGCTTGAGCGGGTCGGCCAGGCTCAGGCGCGTGGTGACGTAGACACCGTCCTGGGTGGTGACGTCGCGTTGGTTGCTGGTGCGGGTAAAGTTCGGTTTGCCGGCATTGATCGGCCAATTCAGATCGTACGGGCTGTAGTTGTGGGTGGTCATGTCATAGATGCGTTTGCTGGCGCCGACCACCAGTTCATGGGTGCGCCCGAATGCCTGGAACGGCC harbors:
- a CDS encoding LysR family transcriptional regulator, which codes for MNLNALIDFIQVATHQGLGKASRANGVSKATLSRRIADLEEQLGVRLIERSARGLKLTEAGELLMARTQGPLGEVTEAMTTAREGVSTPRGRLRVAAPILFSQLAMGAIGARFCAAYPDVAIEVVAEDRQVDLVEEQFDVAIRINPSPDSDLVGRCFATDRLVVVAAPEIPRPQPGAIRPVAGIVTPGFTPTHWHLDGGQLILEPIPRLQFSSLLMVRDAAIAGGGVALIPLSIAGAPLARGELVQWGTVAGVEPQLWVLHTSRRLAAPKVRAFVDFMCAQYPDMALVLRD
- a CDS encoding NmrA family NAD(P)-binding protein — translated: MSILVIGATGTLGSLVTQGLAAQGAQVKALVRQTGKREFPAGVTQVVGDLTDVASMRAALASVRTLFLLNAVTPDEVTQALIALNLAREAGIERIVYLSVIHADTFTQVPHFTGKHTVERMIDSLDIPATVLRPAYFMQNDRMVQQTIEDYSVYPMPIGAAGVAMIDTRDIADIAVAELLRRDRSATALERVTLELVGPQALTGADVVKLWSSALGREIAYGGDDVAAFETQLAAYGPAWLAYDMRLMMEGIQAFGMQAAEGAVARLEAIIGRPLRTYQDFVSESVTKTTA
- a CDS encoding methyl-accepting chemotaxis protein, which produces MPFRTRFLEHYRKADRIMLALIWLMFLFSLGLAFWHDTFTQAVIVGGGTGVVLTALYRAIGGNRVMRCALGAGLMVMAALHINQAQGVIEAHFGIFALLAVLTFYRDWLPILVAALTIAVHHLVFHALQHQGWPVFVMEHHGGWTMIFVHAFYVVMESVALLYLAVHSHAEAVESQEMLEKMLAVTSQFSEETAKGEDKERVSLAKRFDHFLQQLTHLIDGVARDSHGLGQLGQELATASGTLEQGARHQLAQINEMTGSMQRMEDATGHITVHVEQAVEHAGQASQQIERGQQSVGRAQHEITQLASRINGTQSTVQSLAVQAEQIGSVLEVISSIANQTNLLALNAAIEAARAGEQGRGFAVVADEVRSLAQRTALSTQEIRTIIEGLQQGSRQAVEAMHDSRQGVERCVEDSQVAVDMLRAVGEDIAHIDQLNGRIVTTTREQSSANLEIVERLQSVQHIAQNTADDVETLARSSERLPPIAVRLDALGRRFHP